In the Brettanomyces nanus chromosome 1, complete sequence genome, GCGTAAACcggaagaaatgaaaaatttttttcgtGCACCGTCGttggaaaaaaaacttttcagacGATGGATATCTCATACTGTATAAACCtatctctttttgttctttctaGACAATATTATCTATTGATCAAAATATAACACAATGGCTTTCATTCCACACAGAAGCGTCTACTTATCTAGATATCAGACTCCatttagaagaagaagacaaggTAAGACCGATTACTATgccagaaagagattgatcaCTCAACACAAGGCTAAGTACAACACTCCAAAGTACAGACTTGTGGTCAGATTCACCAATAAGGACATTATCTGTCAGATTGTTTCCTCCACTCTTAAGGGAGATATGGTTTTCTGTGCTGCTTACTCTCACGAATTGCCAAGATACGGAATTAAGCACGGTTTGACTAACTGGCCTGCTGCTTACGCTACTGGTCTATTGGTTGCCAGAAGAGCTTTGCAAAAGCTTGGCTTAGATGAGACTTATGCCGGTGTTGAAGTGCctgaaggagaatttggTTTGACTGAGGCTGTTGAAGACGGTCCAAGACCATTCAAGGTGTTCCTCGATGTTGGTTTGCAAAGAACCACTACTGGTGCCAAGGTGTTTGGTGCTATGAAAGGTGCATCTGACGGTGGCCTTTATATTCCTCACTCCCCATCAAGATTCCCAGGTTGGGATATTGAGGTTGATGAGTTGGATGACGAGTTGTTGAGATCATACATCTTTGGTAACTACATTTCTGAGTACATGGatgatttgattgatgatgatgaggagagATACCAGTTGTTGTTCAAGTCCTACGTTAAGGACGGTATCGATTCCGAGTCTATTGAGGAGATTTATACTGCTGCTCACGAAGCCATCAGAGCGGACCCAACCTTCAAGGCAactgagaagaagttcaCCAAGGAGCAATATGCTGAAAACTCTAAAAAGTACagacagaagaagttgaccAACGAGGAGAGAAAGGCCAATGTTGCTGCCAAGATCGCTTCTTTCAAGACTCAGACCTCTGCTTAAGTGCAGTAATTTTGGTGGCTATCCTTTTTGACttatttatatatatatatatatatgtatcatataatttgaagactgGTTACTGAAGGGCATGTAGATTGAATAAGCTATAAGTGAAGTTCGGTAAGTTCGGTATGCACGACGTGCGGCTGTATTTGCTCTCGAAAACTAAGGGGCGGGGGGTAGCGAAGTAACTCCGCTTTCGCTTGGCACCGAGCTAAATGAGGTTGATGAATAGAAAACGGAAAAAGTAAAGCACCCGGACGCGGGCTGCAATACTTGGTAATATCGTATAGTAGTGCACGGTAGATCCGGAATTAAGCCACCACCTCTGATTTCAGCAGGTTCCCGATTTCTGTATCTTTGTGTCACCCACTTTTTTCTGCATTATTCCACCGGAGCATTTGTATTTGATTGAtctcatttttttttgtcttcaCTTCCTTTCCTTCTTACTTCTTTCCCTCTTTGCATTTAATCAATGGCCGAGTCACCAATTGAAGAGACAGACAAGAAACCGTCTCTCATCAAGCTCCACACTGCGGTATTCGATGATCCAGGTGTATCCAATGGCGATGTCGATTGGTTGTTTAGGGGTAGAGAAGTGAAAAAGctcaaaaaaaaggtgAAAACCGTTAACACCGATGCACAATCGCAGCTTGAAAAGGCTCAAAAGAGAGCCAAGTCTCGCAAGTCCTCTCTAGAGTTATCCAgttcttccagaaagaCTTCTCCGATACTCACTACAAAATCTACTACCAAGCCCGTTAGTCCGCTTAGTCCCAATCTTCCCTTACCTTCTAAAAATTCACCCTTACAGCCTCTCAAACCCTCACTGAAGGCTCCGTCATCGGCGACAGGCATTTCAGTTGTCTCCTCGTCTCCACCTGTTCTCAAACCCACTTCGATGGCCCCTTCGAAGTCTGAGTTCACCCATCTAAGGGCAAATTCCGGCTCTAAAAGTGTCCAGATGCGCACATCGACATCCGAAGGTAGCTCGGGTTCCAGAAGAAAGtcgttcttttcttccatttcatcGAAGCTCAAGGGTAAAACAACCAGCTCCGAAGATGCCGTTGACGATACTGCATTTCCTGACACGAGTATCAATCCTGCTACTGCACCGGTCACGGATACCCAGGCTCAGACTCCAGTATCGCCTCCTGTCTCAACCCCCGAACCTGCAGGATCTTCTCGTTCTTCACAAGATTCCAAGGGTTTCTTAGgaataagaaagagaagagctACAATATCATCCATTACGTCATCAACCTccaatgaaaagaaacagcCGACTGTTAGCGAAGGTTGCGATCCTTCCAACGACGGTATTGATGAGCCCggacatcatcatcaccatcatcatcatcaccaccatgtacatcatcatcatcatcatgatcAGGATGTTGAAACAACTACTCTTTCAGGATCGACCTCTTCAGAGACGCTTGATCCTATAGAGGCAACCAAGCGTGAACTTGAAGCAGTTTCTTTCAGAAGAGTTATATTCGCTTTAGATAAAATCCCTAAAGAACCTCAACAGCAGATTCCTTCTAGGCGGCCCCAAAAAGGTAATGTGGTTATGCCAGAAGACTTGACTGCACTTCCTTCAAAGCTGTCCATCGGCATAGCTGATAGCGCAGAGGTcaaaagaacaggaaaAGTTGATCCGAAGGAGCTGAAAGAAGCCAAGGAAAGGCAAAAGTACCTCAGCATCgaagcaaagaaacacGCTGAAGAAGCGCATTCTAACGCTCTTGGCTTGGCTAAGGAGGTGTCCCGTTACAAAAAGTGGAAGAAGGGCGAGATACCAGCATCTGCCAATGCTACAAGTTCCACCACATATCAGGACGAAGTTGGCGCAAGGTTTGTCACAGGTAAATTGGATATAGACACTCCATTGCATCAGCATGTTGACTACTTTGACGATGCAGAAGATCatgagatgaagaacaagGGGGAAGATGAAtgtgaagatgaagatcgGGAACTTTCCTTAGAAGAGTTATACTCACGTTGCTGTCATCTTCGGGAAATTCTTCCAATCCCAGTTACTTTGAAGCAATTGAAGGGAAAGACCAGACCTTTGCATGTCTTGAAGATGCTCAATCCAAGGCCGACCCTTATTGATGTGCTATCATTCTCTGATTTCCTTGCCCTTGCACCAGTTGTTACAGTTATATTTGACAACGTGACGCTAACCACGGAGATGCTTAAAACTGTTCTTGTGAGTTTATCCCGTTCTAGTACATTGGAAAAGCTTTCTCTTAGAAACATGCCGATTGATCCCGAGGGCTGGAAATGGCTCTGTAAATTCCTCATCGAAAATAAGGACATATCTAAGCTTGACATTTCCCAGCAGAAGATCAGAGCAGATACTCCAGAGAATTGCAGTCGTTCGCATATGGATTGGGACGTTTTTTGCAATTGCATTCAGATCCGAGGCGGTATCGAGGAATTGGTCATTAATGGATGCCATTTAAGCACAGCACACTTTAGAAAGCTAGTTGAAGATGGTCTTTCCATCGGTACGAGGCGACTTGGCGTCGCTGCCACTGGATTGGACGTTGAAAAATCCACAATTCTATCCCGATGGGTTAGTGCTCCTTCTACTACTTGTGTTGGCGTTGATATTGCATTCAACGATTTGAACGACGGCCAATTGATTCCATTTAATGATGCTTTCAAGCACAAGTTTGAGACAGTCAAACTAGTATTTTTTTCGTTGAATAAGACAAATATCACTGTTGAGGAGGCGGAAGAAACCATCAAGAACCTTTCGTCCCTCAAATGCTTGCgattcttggatttggGTAATGATCCGCAACTTTTCCCTGGAATCATTCCCACGCTACAAGAATACTTACCTAAATTTCCGGAATTAAGGCGCATTCATTTTGAGTTTGACGATCTCTCTGAGATGTCTATAGTGCAATTGGCCATTATTTTCCGTGATTGCCCCAAGTTAGTTCACGTCTCGTTATTGGGCAACGATTTATTCTCGCCAAAATCGTCAGTGGCTCTATACGGCGCAGTGAAATCCTCAGGTATCTACAATTTGGATCTGGACTACAACCTTATAGGAGATGAACTTGCTTCCAAGATGGCATTCTATTTGATGAGGAACATGGAGAAGTTCTTGAACAACAATCCTGAGCTCGAACAATCACCTTCtaatgatgaagatttaATATTTGACGGGCAGATGTTGGCACGTGCCGCTGAGGATATGCTAGAGAGTAAACATAAGCAGAGCGCAGAGGAAACGGCCGTGATTTGGAAGTCTTTGGCGGACAGAACGATCCGATTGAGACAAGAAATTCATCATACCATTGACACATTGTTTGAGCGAAGAGAGCATGGCACCTTATCGATTGAAGGTAAAGAAAACTTACTTCGTCTTTGTCTTTTGGATGACTCTCTAGAGAATattcttggaatcttccACGAGGAAACGAATAAAGTTCTGAAAacttcaaatacttcaGAAGACGTGTTATCAGGTACTTCAGAACGTCCTGGTATGATGAGACGGATATCTAATCAAGCACCACTGCATGAGGCATCGACAGACATTATTTCAACTGGTCCTATAGTGTCGCCCTCTCAAGTCGTTGATGACACGTCTGGGAAACCAacagaggaagaatctGCGCCTCATCAGGTTGTGGAGGATACTAATCTGAACACTGTTGATAACTGGACCGGAAAGCCCGTGCTGATGAGAAGCGCTTCGCAGACATCCATACATGGCAAGCagttggaggaggaagaaggagagttCCATAAGTGGGGATTTTTTGTGCAGCATCAGAGTACTGGAGATGTCAATAAGAAGAGCGATGGTTCCAGTGAAGATAGTGGAAGTAAGCTGGAAAGCTCAGATACACTTGAGTTGCAGAAGGCCAGGTTGAAGCGGGTTAACATTCCTTCGGGTACTGCCTTGAGGGAGGCGGTCATGAAGGCCAAGGGATTAAAGAGCATATCTGATTTGATCAATAAAGTTAGCAAGAGCGAATCG is a window encoding:
- a CDS encoding uncharacterized protein (EggNog:ENOG41) encodes the protein MAESPIEETDKKPSLIKLHTAVFDDPGVSNGDVDWLFRGREVKKLKKKVKTVNTDAQSQLEKAQKRAKSRKSSLELSSSSRKTSPILTTKSTTKPVSPLSPNLPLPSKNSPLQPLKPSLKAPSSATGISVVSSSPPVLKPTSMAPSKSEFTHLRANSGSKSVQMRTSTSEGSSGSRRKSFFSSISSKLKGKTTSSEDAVDDTAFPDTSINPATAPVTDTQAQTPVSPPVSTPEPAGSSRSSQDSKGFLGIRKRRATISSITSSTSNEKKQPTVSEGCDPSNDGIDEPGHHHHHHHHHHHVHHHHHHDQDVETTTLSGSTSSETLDPIEATKRELEAVSFRRVIFALDKIPKEPQQQIPSRRPQKGNVVMPEDLTALPSKLSIGIADSAEVKRTGKVDPKELKEAKERQKYLSIEAKKHAEEAHSNALGLAKEVSRYKKWKKGEIPASANATSSTTYQDEVGARFVTGKLDIDTPLHQHVDYFDDAEDHEMKNKGEDECEDEDRELSLEELYSRCCHLREILPIPVTLKQLKGKTRPLHVLKMLNPRPTLIDVLSFSDFLALAPVVTVIFDNVTLTTEMLKTVLVSLSRSSTLEKLSLRNMPIDPEGWKWLCKFLIENKDISKLDISQQKIRADTPENCSRSHMDWDVFCNCIQIRGGIEELVINGCHLSTAHFRKLVEDGLSIGTRRLGVAATGLDVEKSTILSRWVSAPSTTCVGVDIAFNDLNDGQLIPFNDAFKHKFETVKLVFFSLNKTNITVEEAEETIKNLSSLKCLRFLDLGNDPQLFPGIIPTLQEYLPKFPELRRIHFEFDDLSEMSIVQLAIIFRDCPKLVHVSLLGNDLFSPKSSVALYGAVKSSGIYNLDLDYNLIGDELASKMAFYLMRNMEKFLNNNPELEQSPSNDEDLIFDGQMLARAAEDMLESKHKQSAEETAVIWKSLADRTIRLRQEIHHTIDTLFERREHGTLSIEGKENLLRLCLLDDSLENILGIFHEETNKVLKTSNTSEDVLSGTSERPGMMRRISNQAPLHEASTDIISTGPIVSPSQVVDDTSGKPTEEESAPHQVVEDTNLNTVDNWTGKPVLMRSASQTSIHGKQLEEEEGEFHKWGFFVQHQSTGDVNKKSDGSSEDSGSKLESSDTLELQKARLKRVNIPSGTALREAVMKAKGLKSISDLINKVSKSESPGTTPLVKLSSGGEDEGEGEGADGGGTGVKNTKNLGGPQGTAASMTTTKETSGSASTETDAAPSTKGTGFLSMFVPSEKDDSIDELVVKGHAELVYERLLDNAVKERGTRKK
- the RPL5 gene encoding 60S ribosomal protein L5 (BUSCO:EOG09343ECD), with the translated sequence MAFIPHRSVYLSRYQTPFRRRRQGKTDYYARKRLITQHKAKYNTPKYRLVVRFTNKDIICQIVSSTLKGDMVFCAAYSHELPRYGIKHGLTNWPAAYATGLLVARRALQKLGLDETYAGVEVPEGEFGLTEAVEDGPRPFKVFLDVGLQRTTTGAKVFGAMKGASDGGLYIPHSPSRFPGWDIEVDELDDELLRSYIFGNYISEYMDDLIDDDEERYQLLFKSYVKDGIDSESIEEIYTAAHEAIRADPTFKATEKKFTKEQYAENSKKYRQKKLTNEERKANVAAKIASFKTQTSA